The Mycolicibacterium mucogenicum DSM 44124 genomic sequence CCGGCCTCGCCGGTGATTTCCAGGGCAAGCGCGAGGTCCAGGGCGCGCCGGCCGTCGCGTTCCAGGAGCCCCGGCTGTTCCCGTGGCGATCTGTGCGCGACAACGTCCGCTACGGCCTGACCCGCACGAAACTGTCCCGCGCCGAAGCACTTTCCCGGGCCGATCAGGCGCTGGACGAGGTTGGCCTCGCCGACAAGGCGCAGTCCTGGCCGCTGACCCTGTCCGGCGGGCAGGCCCAGCGGGTGTCCCTGGCCCGCGCGCTGGTGGCGGAGCCGCAACTGCTGCTGCTCGACGAGCCGTTCGGCGCGCTCGACGCCCTCACCCGGCTCTCCATGCACCGCCTGCTGCTGAACCTCTGGCGCCAGCACAACTTCGGGGTGCTCCTCGTCACGCACGACGTGGACGAGGCCATCGCGCTGGCCGACAGCATCGTGGTGCTCGAGCACGGACGCGTGGCGCACACCCTGCAGATCGAGAATCCGCGCCAGCCGCATGACCAGCGCGACCGACGCACCGACGACTACCGCACCGAGCTGCTCGCGCAACTCGGTGTCTGACGGGAGAACACTGTGAAACATTCCCGGGCAGCACGCCTGGTATCCATCCTCGCCGCCGGCGCATTGCTCAGCGCCTGCGTGTCGAGCCGTGACACCAAGAACGAAGTGGCTGTGCCGCAGACAGTTCCGGCATCGGACCTGACCGGCCTGACGCTGCAGGTGGGCGATCAGAAGGGCGGCACCGAGTCCTTGCTCCGGGCCGCCGGGGAGCTCGACAACGTGCCCTACAAGGTGCAGTTCTCGACGTTCACCTCCGGGCCGCCGCAGGTCGAGGCGGCCACCGCGGGCAAGATCGACTTCGCCGTCACCGGGAACACGCCGCCGATCTTCGGCGCCGCGGCAGGGGCGAAAATCCGCGTCATCGCGGCATATTCGAACAGTGCCGCCGGTGACCAAATCCTCACCCCGACCGGCTCAGCGGTTCATACCGTGGCCGACCTCCGCGGGAAGAAGGTCGTCGTCGGCAAGGGCAGTTCGGCGCACGGCCATCTGCTGCTCCAGCTGCAGAAGGCCGGCCTGACGGTCAAGGACATCCAGCTGGTGTTCCTGCAGCCGGCCGACGCCTTCACCGCGCTGAGTCAGGGCCAGGCAGATGCCTGGGCCATCTGGGATCCGTACACGGCCCTGGCCCAGAACCAGCTCAAGGTGCGCACCGTCGCCACCGCCGAAAGCGTCACCAACGGCTACGGATTCGGCATCGCCGCGGTGGCCGCGCTGCAGGACGCCAAACGGAACAGCGCGCTCGCCGACTTCGTCCGACGGGTGGCGCGGGCCTCGCTCTGGGCCAAGGACCATCCCGACGAGTGGTACCAAAAGTACGCTGCCGCAATCGGAATCGATCCCCAGGTGGCCCGCGTCGCGCAGTCTCGGAGCCTGCGGCTGGCCATTCCCATCAACGACGCGGTGATCGCGTCTGAGCAGCAGCTCGCCGACGCATTCGCCCAGTCCGGACAGATCGACCACAAAGCCACGTTCTCGCAGTTCGTCGACAACCGGTTCGGCGATCAGTTGTCGCAGTTCTGGACCACCGCAAAATAGGAGGATCGTCTTGTCCGCCAAGTTCTTCTGGTTCCTGCCCACAAACGGTGACAGTCGCTCGATCGTCGGCGCGTCGCACGCGTCATCGCACCACACGGTTCCGGCGGGGTACCGCAAGCCCAGCCTGCGCTACCTCGGTGAAATCGCCCGCGCCGTCGACCGCCTCGGATTCGAAGGGGTCCTGACGCCGACCGGAACCTGGTGTGAGGACGCCTGGTTGACGTCGGCTGCCCTGCTCGAGCAGACCGAACGACTCAAGTTCCTGGTCGCGTTCCGGCCCGGCCTGGTGCCGCCCACCCTGGCCGCGCAGCAGGCCGCCACTTTCCAGCGGTTCTCCGAAGGACGCCTGCTGCTCAACATCGTCAGTGGCGGTGACGATGTCGAACAGCGTCGGTTCGGCGACTGGCTCAGCCACGACCAGCGCTACGAACGCACCGGCGAGTTCCTCGAGATCGTGCGCGATATCTGGCGCGGCGGCCCCGTGGACTACCGCGGCAGGCACTACTCCGTCACCGATGCCCGCGTGTCCGAACCCCCGAACCCGTTGCCGCAGCTGTATTTCGGCGGATCATCGCCGGCGGCCCTGCCCATCGCGGCCGAGCACGTCGACGTCTACCTGACATGGGGCGAACCACCGGCTGCCGCAGCGGCCAAGATCGCGCAGGTGCGCGAACTGGCCAAGGCCCGCGGACGCACCCTGCGATTCGGCATCCGGCTGCACACCATCTCTCGCGACACCTCCGCGGCCGCCTGGGCCGTCGCCAATTCCCTCCTGGCCGAGCTGACGCCCGAGCAGATCGCCAAAGCCACTGCGCTGCATGCAAATTCCGAATCCGAAGGACAGCGGCGCATGACGGCGCTGCACGGCGGCCGGCTCGACCACCTCGAGGTCTACCCGAACCTGTGGGCCGGTGTCGGGCTGGTCCGCGGCGGTGCCGGGACCGCGCTGGTCGGCAGCCATGAAGAAGTCGCGTCGCTGATCTCCGAGTACCACGACCTCGGATTCGACGAGTTCATCCTCTCCGGCTACCCGCACCTCGAAGAGGCCTACTGGTTCGCCGAAGGCGTGCTGCCGCTGCTGCGCAAGCGCGGAGCCCTGGCCGCCTAGCCGAGGTTCGCGCTAGGATCGCCGAGATCGCTGTGCCGCGACGCCATCGGGGTGATCGCCGGTAGATCGCCGC encodes the following:
- a CDS encoding ABC transporter ATP-binding protein, with translation MTALYEVPVEPAAVSEPPAAELRSVSKWYGTNRVLDDVSLRVKRGEIVALVGRSGSGKSTILRVLSGLAGDFQGKREVQGAPAVAFQEPRLFPWRSVRDNVRYGLTRTKLSRAEALSRADQALDEVGLADKAQSWPLTLSGGQAQRVSLARALVAEPQLLLLDEPFGALDALTRLSMHRLLLNLWRQHNFGVLLVTHDVDEAIALADSIVVLEHGRVAHTLQIENPRQPHDQRDRRTDDYRTELLAQLGV
- a CDS encoding ABC transporter substrate-binding protein — its product is MKHSRAARLVSILAAGALLSACVSSRDTKNEVAVPQTVPASDLTGLTLQVGDQKGGTESLLRAAGELDNVPYKVQFSTFTSGPPQVEAATAGKIDFAVTGNTPPIFGAAAGAKIRVIAAYSNSAAGDQILTPTGSAVHTVADLRGKKVVVGKGSSAHGHLLLQLQKAGLTVKDIQLVFLQPADAFTALSQGQADAWAIWDPYTALAQNQLKVRTVATAESVTNGYGFGIAAVAALQDAKRNSALADFVRRVARASLWAKDHPDEWYQKYAAAIGIDPQVARVAQSRSLRLAIPINDAVIASEQQLADAFAQSGQIDHKATFSQFVDNRFGDQLSQFWTTAK
- a CDS encoding LLM class flavin-dependent oxidoreductase, with the protein product MSAKFFWFLPTNGDSRSIVGASHASSHHTVPAGYRKPSLRYLGEIARAVDRLGFEGVLTPTGTWCEDAWLTSAALLEQTERLKFLVAFRPGLVPPTLAAQQAATFQRFSEGRLLLNIVSGGDDVEQRRFGDWLSHDQRYERTGEFLEIVRDIWRGGPVDYRGRHYSVTDARVSEPPNPLPQLYFGGSSPAALPIAAEHVDVYLTWGEPPAAAAAKIAQVRELAKARGRTLRFGIRLHTISRDTSAAAWAVANSLLAELTPEQIAKATALHANSESEGQRRMTALHGGRLDHLEVYPNLWAGVGLVRGGAGTALVGSHEEVASLISEYHDLGFDEFILSGYPHLEEAYWFAEGVLPLLRKRGALAA